One Methanomassiliicoccales archaeon genomic region harbors:
- a CDS encoding hydrogenase maturation protease produces MAPKKEKLVLGIGSPFISDDQIGLRVAEAIKEMGLPDTDVEEASVSGLDLIEMLLDYKRVIIVDAITSGEFAPGTVRVLERDSFAYAVHGSNPHETNIVTAFELGKLLEPQRFPADIKFVAIEAQNTYDISEEMTSPVKAALPMAVKTVLELLNEPQR; encoded by the coding sequence ATGGCGCCAAAGAAAGAGAAGCTTGTGCTTGGCATAGGATCGCCTTTCATAAGTGACGATCAAATCGGCCTAAGAGTGGCCGAAGCAATAAAAGAAATGGGCTTGCCGGATACGGATGTGGAAGAGGCAAGTGTCAGCGGTCTCGATCTTATAGAAATGCTATTAGATTATAAGCGAGTCATAATCGTCGACGCCATCACTTCAGGCGAGTTTGCACCTGGCACCGTTCGTGTTCTCGAGCGCGATTCCTTTGCCTATGCTGTTCATGGATCGAACCCTCATGAAACGAATATAGTGACGGCTTTTGAGCTGGGAAAGCTCCTTGAACCTCAACGTTTTCCGGCCGACATTAAGTTCGTAGCGATAGAAGCTCAGAACACTTATGACATCTCCGAGGAGATGACCTCTCCTGTTAAGGCAGCCTTGCCAATGGCGGTTAAGACGGTATTGGAATTGCTTAATGAGCCTCAACGGTAG
- a CDS encoding pitrilysin family protein: MGWRALGGSMKAITNREEQLLMHRTPGGIPVIVDRLNHSRAAAVAVNISVGSRDERPEFCGIAHLLEHLLFKGTKFHTSKEINSIVEAAGGEMNGYTGKEITSYYIQTLDETINTAQQVLTEMVRHPLLDPKDVEMEKKVVMQEIKMVEDDPDGYIHELLVKAAWDGNPMANPEGGSIESVLAMRPDDIRQYFVDHYRPPYLSVVATGNVDAGQVLNWASRSFDDLAKSSISRERLAPVFHSGVKLFPRDGDQMYVGMGFPGLPAAHQDRYAQNLLSVILAAGNSSRLYHKIREENGLVYSIYSLSYPFTDCGLFSIFFSTSSDNCMKVLELIAEEIRNLKSKGLEKDELTRAKRWLKGMIVRKLEPVENRMFFHGEHFLQTGSLLTEEQMLQRLEMVKEEDVLKIVERMLNAGKLCLAIHASPEEGSKVARLAESLEF; the protein is encoded by the coding sequence ATGGGTTGGCGTGCGTTAGGCGGCTCAATGAAGGCCATTACGAACAGGGAAGAGCAGCTTCTTATGCATCGGACACCTGGTGGAATTCCTGTTATCGTTGATAGACTCAATCATAGCCGCGCAGCCGCGGTAGCAGTCAATATTTCGGTAGGTTCTCGTGACGAAAGACCAGAATTTTGTGGCATAGCGCATCTCCTGGAGCATTTGCTCTTCAAGGGGACGAAATTCCACACCTCTAAAGAGATCAACAGCATCGTCGAAGCTGCTGGAGGGGAAATGAACGGCTATACGGGGAAGGAGATAACATCGTATTACATACAAACCCTAGATGAGACTATCAACACTGCCCAGCAGGTTTTAACCGAGATGGTTCGCCACCCTCTATTGGACCCCAAGGACGTGGAGATGGAGAAGAAAGTGGTCATGCAGGAGATAAAAATGGTTGAAGACGATCCAGATGGCTATATCCATGAGCTATTAGTGAAGGCGGCATGGGATGGGAATCCCATGGCAAATCCTGAGGGAGGTTCGATAGAGAGCGTTCTAGCCATGAGGCCAGATGACATTCGTCAGTACTTTGTTGACCATTACCGCCCTCCCTATTTGAGCGTTGTAGCCACCGGCAATGTAGATGCGGGCCAAGTATTGAATTGGGCATCGCGCAGCTTTGACGATTTGGCTAAGTCATCCATTAGTCGCGAACGTCTAGCTCCCGTCTTTCATTCAGGTGTAAAACTGTTTCCTAGAGACGGGGATCAAATGTATGTGGGTATGGGCTTTCCTGGGCTCCCCGCTGCGCACCAAGACCGTTACGCCCAGAATCTTCTCAGTGTAATACTGGCGGCGGGTAACTCGTCCAGACTATATCATAAAATAAGGGAGGAAAACGGTTTGGTATATTCGATATATTCTCTTTCATATCCATTTACCGATTGTGGCCTTTTTTCCATATTCTTCTCCACATCCTCTGATAATTGCATGAAGGTGCTGGAACTTATCGCTGAAGAGATTAGGAATCTCAAAAGCAAGGGGTTGGAGAAGGACGAGCTCACTCGCGCTAAGCGCTGGTTAAAAGGGATGATCGTCCGCAAATTAGAGCCTGTGGAAAACCGTATGTTCTTCCATGGGGAGCATTTCCTTCAAACAGGCTCGTTGCTGACAGAGGAACAAATGCTCCAGCGCTTAGAGATGGTAAAAGAGGAAGATGTGCTTAAAATTGTAGAAAGGATGTTGAATGCTGGAAAATTATGCCTTGCCATCCACGCATCCCCTGAAGAGGGAAGCAAGGTGGCAAGATTAGCCGAATCCTTGGAATTCTGA
- a CDS encoding PAC2 family protein, with amino-acid sequence MANRIFMQQGIFIHDYKKLALDRALVVIGFPSIGLVSSIASNFIVKQMRLERIAAIISDDFPPYSIVHEGNIHPPMRIYAGTRVCDGPGEKCEQLVVITSEFMPSPNQLRPLVDVIFEWCRKNNIETVLCLEGMNLGENPEQREILAVATGERCKKMLATYGLKEFSEGMVSGVSGVLLYEADRLGHDAICLLGPARADYPDARGAARLLEQLAKMLPELKLDPEPLFKEAESLERELKSAMQAMRQPSKRSDESVIYS; translated from the coding sequence ATGGCAAATAGGATCTTCATGCAACAGGGCATCTTCATCCATGATTACAAGAAATTGGCGCTTGACCGAGCTTTGGTGGTCATTGGATTTCCAAGTATAGGGCTGGTAAGTTCCATCGCTTCCAACTTCATCGTGAAGCAGATGAGGCTGGAGCGTATCGCAGCGATAATATCCGACGACTTCCCGCCCTACTCCATCGTTCACGAGGGAAACATCCACCCTCCGATGAGAATCTATGCTGGGACACGAGTCTGCGATGGTCCGGGTGAGAAGTGTGAGCAATTGGTTGTGATTACCTCTGAGTTCATGCCCTCACCTAATCAATTAAGGCCTCTGGTGGATGTAATCTTTGAATGGTGCCGCAAGAACAACATAGAAACCGTTCTTTGTTTAGAGGGGATGAATTTAGGAGAGAATCCTGAGCAGAGAGAGATCCTAGCAGTGGCGACTGGAGAGAGATGTAAAAAAATGCTTGCCACTTATGGTTTGAAAGAATTCAGCGAGGGTATGGTCTCTGGAGTCTCAGGGGTTTTGCTTTACGAAGCGGATCGTCTAGGCCATGATGCCATCTGTCTTCTCGGACCTGCAAGAGCGGATTACCCTGATGCCAGAGGAGCGGCGAGACTGTTGGAGCAGCTGGCCAAAATGCTTCCGGAGCTAAAATTGGACCCAGAGCCATTGTTTAAGGAGGCGGAGAGCTTGGAGAGAGAGCTGAAATCCGCCATGCAAGCCATGCGCCAGCCCTCGAAGAGAAGCGATGAGTCAGTGATATATAGTTAG